One window of the Candidatus Chryseobacterium colombiense genome contains the following:
- a CDS encoding TonB-dependent receptor, with protein sequence MKNPKLKISALGLLLSFSGAFGQQIDSLAVKNAVNTATKGGEGVKTVTTKEDNNRNVMLNAANNTSPRDVNIGLPSTVGGITILENDLPVVYFFWPELPNKTWRQSVGLEKTGLLKMDQLANTMGDLGFAVNSYAQTGTKDFKLKGKLTTSTFGWLQGDVNASGPISKNGWTYTVGAFANFDPSTYKLGFARNADETKIFRAGVTKYFNNDKGKISILYKYADSYSITNYAVFQYGAEGKVTELDNFKIGRDSYVVRDGQMKIKDILTGESYWASMSGKDNRSTSHNIDIFGNYLLNNGWNFKFSTRAHFSKVKMANMIPLSIFNANASSGYTLASNGQPYTGPVGTILGMYTPETPVTNIAGRFSLNKQLANHNVTFGVLEQYYHVDKFTSNRSFFFQTVESQPQRLIGPNTDADGFYNYNAGGEYHSGTENKLSVYGTDEWKVTDNFNLSYGLHLRNHIIDGEYSLTPRTVGFSFTDPSQFNHISQNFFQIAGSLNATYNITKNFGVLANFLYTEENRRLESYSQAFEPNTTKIKSPLGAIGVFWNTNWIQLISQATYLKKNNNLNRYNLVNPANSSEAQTTTVYYDIQTLGWTTDFVLKPFKGFNLHYLITFQNPVYKKFNFNAFGKDYDYNNNNVLGVAKVLMEIDPSYSIDKWRFWASFRYFSKQYANLTNALYFAPRWETFGGVSYTVNKNINVGATVINFLNQRGASGTINGAELITDASPYYGKLLTGTYIMPLTGQFSVSFNF encoded by the coding sequence ATGAAAAATCCAAAACTGAAAATTTCCGCATTGGGACTGCTGCTTTCCTTCAGTGGGGCATTCGGACAACAGATTGATAGCCTGGCAGTAAAAAATGCCGTGAATACCGCTACAAAAGGTGGAGAAGGTGTAAAAACTGTCACCACCAAAGAAGATAATAACAGAAATGTAATGTTAAATGCAGCCAACAATACAAGTCCAAGAGACGTGAATATTGGTCTGCCATCAACCGTTGGAGGAATAACAATCCTTGAGAATGACCTTCCTGTAGTTTATTTTTTCTGGCCTGAACTTCCAAACAAAACATGGAGACAAAGTGTAGGTTTGGAAAAAACCGGACTCCTGAAAATGGATCAACTAGCCAATACCATGGGAGATCTTGGTTTTGCAGTAAACTCTTATGCTCAAACAGGAACCAAAGATTTTAAACTGAAAGGAAAACTTACAACAAGTACTTTTGGGTGGCTGCAAGGAGATGTCAACGCTTCCGGACCGATTTCCAAAAACGGCTGGACCTATACAGTGGGAGCTTTTGCTAACTTTGACCCAAGTACGTACAAACTAGGTTTTGCAAGAAATGCTGATGAAACTAAGATTTTCAGAGCAGGTGTCACCAAATATTTTAATAATGATAAAGGTAAAATCTCAATATTATACAAGTATGCAGATTCTTACAGCATAACCAATTATGCCGTTTTTCAATACGGAGCCGAAGGAAAAGTAACCGAACTCGACAATTTTAAAATCGGTAGAGATTCTTACGTAGTAAGAGACGGGCAAATGAAAATTAAAGATATTCTTACGGGAGAATCTTATTGGGCATCCATGAGTGGTAAGGATAACAGATCAACATCGCACAACATTGATATTTTTGGTAATTACCTTCTAAACAACGGATGGAATTTCAAATTCTCTACAAGAGCTCATTTTTCAAAAGTGAAAATGGCCAATATGATTCCTTTAAGCATTTTTAATGCGAATGCTTCATCAGGATATACTTTGGCTTCAAACGGGCAGCCTTATACTGGACCAGTAGGAACTATTTTAGGAATGTATACGCCGGAGACACCCGTTACTAATATTGCCGGTCGGTTCTCTTTGAATAAACAGCTCGCCAATCATAATGTGACATTTGGAGTATTGGAACAGTACTATCATGTAGATAAATTCACATCCAACCGATCTTTTTTCTTCCAGACTGTTGAATCTCAGCCTCAGAGATTGATTGGTCCGAATACAGATGCTGACGGATTCTACAACTATAACGCTGGTGGAGAGTATCATAGCGGAACAGAAAACAAACTCTCAGTGTACGGTACAGATGAATGGAAAGTGACTGACAACTTTAACTTAAGCTATGGATTACATTTGAGAAATCACATCATTGACGGAGAATACTCCCTGACTCCAAGAACAGTTGGTTTTAGCTTTACAGACCCAAGTCAGTTTAATCATATCAGTCAAAATTTCTTCCAGATTGCAGGGAGTTTGAATGCAACGTACAACATTACTAAAAACTTCGGAGTTTTAGCCAACTTCCTTTACACTGAAGAAAACAGAAGATTAGAAAGTTATTCCCAGGCTTTTGAACCTAATACTACTAAAATTAAAAGTCCATTGGGAGCAATCGGAGTTTTCTGGAACACCAACTGGATTCAGTTGATTTCTCAGGCCACTTATCTTAAGAAAAACAACAATCTCAACAGATACAACCTGGTCAATCCTGCTAATAGCTCTGAAGCGCAGACTACGACGGTTTATTACGATATCCAAACTTTGGGATGGACAACGGATTTTGTTTTAAAACCATTCAAAGGATTCAATTTGCATTATCTGATTACGTTCCAAAATCCTGTTTATAAGAAATTTAATTTCAATGCTTTCGGAAAAGACTATGATTACAATAACAACAATGTATTGGGTGTTGCTAAAGTGTTGATGGAAATCGATCCGAGCTATTCTATTGACAAATGGAGATTCTGGGCAAGTTTCAGATATTTTTCAAAACAATATGCCAATTTAACGAACGCTCTTTATTTCGCTCCGAGATGGGAAACTTTCGGTGGCGTGAGTTATACAGTGAATAAAAATATCAATGTTGGCGCGACCGTTATCAACTTCCTGAACCAAAGAGGAGCCAGCGGAACCATCAACGGTGCCGAATTGATTACAGACGCAAGTCCATACTACGGAAAACTATTGACAGGGACGTATATTATGCCATTAACGGGTCAATTCTCAGTAAGCTTTAATTTCTAA
- a CDS encoding alpha/beta hydrolase: MKRLLGILMITGLASCRIINNNNKMNTINLTPEINKIVENLQKIHVFDGQNTLDMSRKGYETMAVQLSGKKEMIRMIEEFNIHQDTHKIPVRIYRPNGIENEKSAAVIYLHGGWFVSGSFETHDAIVRQLANATGAAIVFVDYRLAPEYPFPAGYDDARSATQWILDNADHLHLDKNKIGIIGDSAGGALAASVSTQLGDQLKFQILIYPAADNGLNTNSWKDYENGPIINKEEGIRAWNWYLTTSEDRQNPLAIPLLIKDFKNTPPTLVLLSEHDPLRDEGQQLAEHMKASGIQVKTVVYKEMVHGFLHMGAVLKETGEAVQEIATFTKESLK; encoded by the coding sequence ATGAAAAGACTTCTGGGCATACTGATGATAACGGGATTGGCTTCCTGCAGAATAATAAACAATAATAACAAAATGAATACAATTAATTTGACCCCTGAAATAAATAAAATAGTTGAAAACTTACAAAAGATTCATGTGTTTGATGGTCAAAATACATTAGATATGAGCCGGAAAGGATATGAAACGATGGCTGTTCAGCTTAGTGGAAAAAAAGAAATGATCAGAATGATTGAGGAATTTAATATTCATCAAGATACCCACAAAATTCCCGTGAGAATTTATAGACCTAATGGAATTGAAAATGAAAAATCAGCAGCTGTTATTTATCTTCACGGTGGCTGGTTTGTTTCTGGGAGTTTTGAAACTCATGATGCGATTGTTCGCCAATTGGCCAATGCTACAGGTGCTGCAATAGTCTTTGTTGATTATCGTTTGGCTCCTGAATATCCTTTTCCTGCTGGTTATGATGATGCTCGATCAGCTACTCAATGGATTCTTGATAATGCAGATCATTTACATTTAGATAAAAATAAAATCGGAATTATTGGGGACAGTGCAGGAGGAGCTCTAGCGGCAAGTGTATCCACGCAGCTTGGAGACCAATTAAAATTTCAGATACTGATTTATCCTGCAGCTGACAACGGGTTGAATACAAACTCGTGGAAAGATTATGAAAATGGTCCTATCATCAATAAAGAAGAAGGAATAAGAGCCTGGAATTGGTATCTGACCACTTCAGAGGACCGTCAAAACCCTCTGGCAATTCCTTTATTGATAAAAGATTTTAAAAACACACCACCAACGCTTGTTTTATTATCTGAACATGATCCTTTACGCGATGAAGGCCAGCAATTGGCAGAACATATGAAAGCTTCCGGAATTCAGGTCAAAACCGTTGTGTATAAAGAGATGGTTCATGGATTTTTGCATATGGGAGCCGTTTTAAAAGAAACCGGAGAAGCTGTTCAGGAAATTGCAACATTTACAAAAGAATCCCTAAAATAA
- a CDS encoding MFS transporter: MKKYAYIGFLGFLAIITTEFGVIGILPQIAEYYKISIDKAGYLLSAFALIIALTGPFMTLLTSGFDRKKIMLTSIAIFLLTGLVSSFSPPFWVLMLVRVLPAFLQPVYIATALSVAISNADDENKNELMSIVFSGVTVAMVTTVPFATWVSSLWSWEYSFIIQTAVSFIALVVIYFMLPSMPVKKKKSYGTQLKILTQPSFILSTATNFFMITAWFSTYSYFADYLNKAKEMSETMVSYMLFVFGIIGVVSTWIAGKMLNKNITKTTAFFLSGTLVIPVLLYFSNGNLLSTILVIGIWGFMYSPSFLNASTYMISSVPDSLEFANSLATSFGNLGVTLGTTLGGWMIINKGVEYNPWIGFVFGSLAFLMMVLRSFYEKKERAIVCR; this comes from the coding sequence ATGAAGAAATATGCATACATCGGTTTTTTAGGATTTCTTGCTATTATAACCACTGAATTCGGAGTCATTGGAATTTTACCTCAAATCGCCGAATATTATAAAATAAGTATTGATAAAGCAGGCTATTTACTAAGTGCTTTTGCTTTAATTATTGCTCTTACAGGGCCTTTTATGACCTTACTGACTTCTGGTTTTGACCGTAAGAAGATCATGCTGACTTCCATTGCTATATTTCTGCTCACAGGTTTGGTTTCCTCGTTTTCACCTCCATTTTGGGTTTTGATGTTGGTGAGGGTTTTACCCGCATTTTTACAGCCTGTTTATATCGCGACAGCTTTGTCCGTTGCCATTTCAAATGCTGACGATGAAAATAAAAATGAACTAATGAGTATCGTTTTCAGCGGAGTAACAGTTGCAATGGTAACAACAGTTCCCTTTGCTACATGGGTTTCAAGCTTGTGGTCATGGGAATATTCATTTATCATTCAGACAGCTGTAAGTTTCATTGCCTTAGTTGTGATTTATTTTATGCTTCCTTCAATGCCAGTAAAAAAGAAAAAATCATATGGTACCCAGTTGAAAATCCTCACTCAACCTTCATTTATTTTAAGTACGGCAACTAATTTTTTTATGATTACTGCCTGGTTTTCCACTTACAGTTATTTTGCAGATTATCTCAATAAAGCGAAAGAAATGAGTGAAACAATGGTAAGCTATATGCTCTTTGTTTTCGGGATTATCGGTGTTGTATCAACTTGGATTGCAGGAAAAATGCTTAATAAGAATATAACCAAAACAACAGCTTTTTTCCTTTCAGGAACTTTAGTGATCCCTGTTTTGTTGTACTTTTCAAATGGCAATTTATTATCAACTATTTTGGTCATCGGAATTTGGGGATTTATGTACTCACCAAGTTTTCTGAACGCATCAACCTACATGATTTCATCAGTTCCTGACTCTTTGGAATTTGCCAACAGCCTGGCTACTTCATTCGGGAATCTGGGAGTTACATTAGGAACCACTCTTGGTGGATGGATGATTATAAACAAAGGGGTAGAGTACAATCCATGGATTGGTTTTGTATTTGGTTCTTTGGCTTTTCTTATGATGGTGTTAAGGAGTTTTTATGAGAAAAAAGAACGGGCGATCGTTTGTCGTTAA
- a CDS encoding NUDIX domain-containing protein, translating into MNSNFIHTYVSVDCVVFGFDHENRLNILLVERHLDEKRQIKLPGSLIFSDEDVDDAAQRVLHELTGIKKMIQKQFKCFADPMRANNENDIKWMGMEYKHHIDRIITVAYLSLCKIDHKINSTKYSTVDWFPIDEVPSLPFDHNKIINESLVEVRKWIELDFSIIFELLPKKFTIRQLYQLYSALSEKYIDIKNFHKKISSFSYIVPLDEIETNVSHRAARFYKFDAKIYKKNNTKLIK; encoded by the coding sequence ATGAACTCAAACTTTATTCATACATATGTATCGGTGGACTGCGTTGTTTTCGGATTTGATCACGAAAATCGACTGAATATTTTATTGGTTGAACGTCATCTTGATGAGAAAAGACAAATTAAACTTCCTGGAAGTCTTATTTTTAGTGATGAAGATGTGGATGATGCTGCACAAAGGGTTTTACATGAGCTTACTGGAATAAAGAAAATGATCCAGAAGCAATTCAAATGTTTTGCAGATCCTATGAGAGCAAATAATGAAAATGATATCAAATGGATGGGAATGGAATATAAGCATCATATTGACAGAATCATTACAGTAGCCTATCTTTCTCTTTGTAAAATAGACCATAAAATCAACAGTACAAAATACAGTACGGTAGATTGGTTTCCAATCGATGAAGTTCCTTCTTTACCATTTGATCACAATAAAATTATTAACGAATCTTTAGTGGAGGTAAGAAAATGGATAGAGCTGGACTTTTCTATTATTTTTGAGTTACTTCCCAAGAAGTTTACCATCAGGCAATTATATCAGCTATACAGCGCTTTGAGCGAAAAGTATATAGATATTAAAAATTTCCATAAAAAAATATCTTCTTTCAGTTACATTGTTCCATTGGATGAAATTGAAACCAATGTATCCCATCGTGCAGCAAGGTTTTATAAGTTTGATGCGAAGATTTACAAAAAAAACAATACTAAACTAATAAAATAA
- a CDS encoding helix-turn-helix domain-containing protein, with product MGKRKENSTNSINEQYIIECDLSYAICKIGGRWKLLILCKLEHGKLRFSEIRNRITGITERMLTLQLRELEKAGLVKRTVHAEVPPRVDYELTEIANELIPIWKQLSDWGNKHKSLIQEEALTEN from the coding sequence ATGGGAAAGAGAAAGGAAAATTCGACGAATAGCATCAATGAACAGTATATTATAGAATGTGATCTTAGCTACGCCATTTGTAAGATCGGAGGAAGATGGAAATTATTGATTTTATGTAAACTTGAACACGGAAAACTACGGTTTAGTGAAATCAGAAACCGAATCACAGGAATTACAGAAAGAATGCTGACCCTGCAACTTCGCGAATTGGAAAAAGCAGGTCTGGTAAAAAGAACTGTACATGCAGAAGTCCCACCGAGAGTAGATTATGAGTTGACAGAAATTGCAAATGAATTGATCCCTATCTGGAAACAATTAAGTGATTGGGGAAATAAACATAAAAGCTTAATTCAGGAGGAAGCCCTTACTGAAAATTAA
- the xylA gene encoding xylose isomerase has translation MNTLTGTKEFFTGIDKIKFEGKESRNPMAFRYYDEERIVMGKPMKDWTRFAMAWWHTLCANGSDPFGGPTIHHPWDIGNDAVTRAMHKMDAGFEFMSKMGFNYYCFHDIDLVDPANNWKEYEKNLQAVVDYAKQKQQETGIKLLWGTANVFTHERYMNGASTNPNFDVVACAGTQVKNSIDATIALGGENYVFWGGREGYMSLLNTDMKREKDHLARFLSMSRDYARQQGFKGTFLIEPKPMEPTKHQYDYDSETVIGFLRHYGLDKDFKLNIEVNHATLAGHTFEHELQVAVDAGLLGSIDANRGDYQNGWDTDQFPVDYYDMVQAWLVLLPAGGLGNGGVNFDAKIRRNSVDPEDLFISHISGMDVFAKGLLAAADILENSDYKKLRTDRYASFDNGNGKAFEEGTLTLEDLQRIAHEIGEPQPKSGKQELFEAIVNMYI, from the coding sequence ATGAACACTTTAACAGGTACAAAAGAGTTTTTTACAGGTATTGACAAAATTAAGTTTGAAGGAAAAGAAAGCAGAAATCCAATGGCTTTCAGATATTATGATGAGGAAAGAATAGTTATGGGAAAACCTATGAAAGACTGGACGCGTTTTGCGATGGCTTGGTGGCATACATTATGCGCCAACGGAAGTGATCCTTTCGGAGGACCTACGATTCACCATCCTTGGGATATCGGAAATGATGCTGTTACCAGAGCTATGCACAAAATGGATGCAGGTTTTGAATTTATGTCTAAAATGGGTTTCAATTACTATTGTTTCCATGATATCGATTTGGTAGATCCTGCTAACAACTGGAAAGAGTATGAAAAAAATCTTCAGGCGGTTGTAGACTATGCAAAACAAAAGCAGCAGGAAACAGGAATTAAGCTTTTATGGGGAACTGCAAACGTTTTCACTCACGAAAGATACATGAACGGAGCTTCTACCAACCCGAATTTTGATGTAGTGGCTTGTGCAGGTACTCAGGTTAAAAACTCTATCGATGCAACAATTGCTCTTGGTGGTGAAAACTATGTATTCTGGGGTGGTAGAGAAGGTTATATGAGCCTTTTAAACACAGATATGAAGCGTGAAAAAGATCATTTGGCACGTTTCCTTTCCATGTCGAGAGACTATGCTCGTCAGCAAGGTTTCAAAGGAACTTTCCTTATTGAACCAAAACCTATGGAACCTACCAAACACCAGTACGACTACGATTCGGAAACGGTGATCGGTTTCCTGAGACATTACGGATTAGATAAAGATTTTAAATTAAATATAGAAGTTAACCACGCGACACTTGCAGGTCATACTTTCGAACATGAACTTCAGGTAGCAGTAGACGCAGGGCTTTTAGGAAGCATCGACGCAAACAGGGGAGACTACCAGAATGGATGGGATACAGATCAGTTTCCGGTAGACTATTATGATATGGTTCAGGCTTGGTTGGTACTTTTACCAGCTGGAGGTTTAGGAAATGGAGGAGTTAATTTTGATGCTAAAATCAGAAGAAACTCTGTCGATCCTGAAGATTTGTTTATTTCTCACATTTCGGGAATGGATGTTTTTGCAAAAGGACTTTTAGCAGCAGCAGATATTCTTGAAAATTCAGATTATAAAAAATTAAGAACAGACCGTTACGCATCTTTCGACAATGGAAACGGAAAAGCTTTTGAAGAAGGAACGCTTACTTTAGAAGATCTTCAGAGAATAGCTCATGAAATCGGGGAACCACAGCCAAAAAGCGGAAAACAGGAATTGTTTGAAGCGATTGTGAACATGTATATCTAA
- a CDS encoding FGGY family carbohydrate kinase, giving the protein MYLLGYDIGSSSVKVCLIEASSGKVIASEFSPKKEMKITAVHPGWAEQNPVDWWTNLKLAHEAVMHESGIHAEDIKGIGITWQMHGLILVDKDQNLLRPSIIWCDSRAVPYGEKAFKEIGEEKCLSHLLNSPGNFTASKLAWVKDNEPEIFEKIDKIMLPGDYIAMRLSGEIGMTIEGLSEGIFWDFKNNCISEDVVNYYGIPKSFFPEIVPTFGIQATVSAAAAQELGLKEGTPISYRAGDQPNNALSLNVFNPGEIASTAGTSGVVYGVLDQLDYDKLSRVNTFAHVNHTEELTRLGVLLCINGTGILNSWLKHNFATSLSSYGDMNDLASLSPVGAKGLSIIPFGNGAERVLENKETNCSIHGINFNIHSKGDILRAAQEGIVFSYEYGMNIMRNIGMDIQVIRAGNANMFLSSIFRKSLAGVSNAVIELYDTDGAVGAARAAGMGIGFYADSKEAFASLERIAVIEPQLEKREQYLEAYSRWRQHLNEIV; this is encoded by the coding sequence ATGTATTTACTAGGCTATGATATCGGCAGCTCGTCTGTGAAGGTTTGTCTTATTGAGGCATCCAGCGGAAAAGTGATTGCGTCAGAATTTTCTCCTAAAAAAGAAATGAAAATCACTGCTGTTCATCCCGGTTGGGCAGAACAGAACCCCGTCGATTGGTGGACAAATCTAAAGCTTGCCCATGAAGCTGTAATGCACGAATCGGGGATACATGCCGAAGATATTAAAGGAATCGGGATTACCTGGCAAATGCATGGTTTAATTTTAGTAGATAAAGATCAAAACTTATTAAGACCTTCAATTATCTGGTGCGACAGCCGTGCCGTTCCTTATGGTGAAAAAGCCTTCAAAGAAATTGGAGAAGAAAAATGCCTGTCTCATTTATTGAATTCACCGGGGAATTTTACGGCTTCAAAATTAGCTTGGGTAAAAGATAACGAGCCTGAAATTTTTGAAAAAATTGATAAAATAATGCTTCCGGGAGATTATATTGCCATGAGACTTTCTGGAGAAATCGGAATGACGATTGAAGGGTTGTCAGAAGGGATTTTCTGGGATTTTAAAAATAATTGTATTTCGGAAGATGTTGTTAATTATTATGGAATTCCGAAAAGCTTTTTCCCTGAAATTGTCCCGACTTTCGGTATCCAGGCAACAGTTTCTGCAGCGGCAGCTCAGGAATTAGGTTTAAAAGAAGGAACCCCGATTTCTTACAGGGCTGGAGATCAGCCCAATAATGCACTGTCATTAAATGTTTTTAACCCTGGAGAAATTGCATCAACAGCAGGAACTTCAGGAGTAGTGTATGGTGTTTTGGATCAATTGGACTATGATAAATTATCAAGAGTAAATACTTTTGCACACGTAAATCATACGGAAGAGCTTACCAGACTGGGAGTTTTGCTTTGCATCAACGGAACAGGAATTTTAAATTCATGGCTGAAGCACAATTTTGCAACTTCATTATCTTCATACGGAGATATGAACGATTTAGCATCTCTTTCACCAGTAGGAGCCAAAGGTTTAAGCATTATTCCTTTTGGGAATGGAGCAGAAAGAGTACTTGAAAATAAAGAGACAAATTGTTCAATTCACGGAATTAATTTCAATATACATAGCAAAGGGGACATTTTACGTGCTGCACAAGAAGGTATTGTTTTCTCTTACGAATACGGAATGAATATCATGAGAAATATCGGAATGGATATTCAGGTCATTCGTGCAGGGAATGCCAATATGTTTTTAAGTTCAATTTTCAGAAAATCACTAGCCGGAGTGAGTAATGCTGTTATTGAACTATATGATACGGACGGAGCGGTAGGAGCTGCAAGGGCTGCAGGAATGGGTATCGGTTTTTATGCCGACTCCAAAGAAGCTTTTGCTTCTCTTGAAAGAATTGCTGTTATAGAACCACAATTAGAAAAACGAGAACAATACTTAGAAGCTTATTCAAGGTGGAGACAACATCTTAACGAAATAGTATAA
- a CDS encoding NUDIX domain-containing protein — MNPHKQILEKSVESYELYLPHISIDTVIFGFSENELKVLAIKMKFNQQWFLPGGYLKKKENIDAAAVRILSQRAGVSNIFLEEFAVFGKYGRSEDFFADYEDSLWHKQRFVSIGYYALVNYHNVSPEADEMSEEFDWLDVNNLQKYEITMDHKEIIQKALLTLRERITYKPIGYNLLPEKFTMTELQKLYETILGRELNRGNFYRKIKNMGILLKLNELRTGGAHKAQELYSFDKENYERALQDGVNSW, encoded by the coding sequence ATGAATCCCCATAAGCAGATCTTAGAGAAATCAGTTGAGTCCTATGAGCTATATTTACCACATATTTCTATCGATACAGTTATCTTCGGCTTTAGCGAAAATGAGCTTAAGGTACTTGCCATCAAGATGAAGTTTAATCAGCAGTGGTTTCTTCCAGGCGGTTATCTCAAAAAGAAGGAAAATATTGATGCTGCTGCGGTGAGAATTCTGTCTCAGCGTGCAGGGGTTTCCAATATATTTCTGGAGGAGTTTGCAGTATTCGGAAAGTATGGACGAAGCGAAGATTTTTTTGCGGATTATGAAGACAGTCTGTGGCACAAGCAGAGATTTGTTTCCATTGGGTATTATGCATTGGTGAATTATCATAATGTTTCTCCTGAAGCAGATGAAATGAGTGAGGAGTTTGACTGGTTGGATGTCAATAATCTTCAAAAATATGAGATTACAATGGATCATAAGGAAATTATCCAAAAAGCTCTTTTGACTCTTAGAGAAAGAATTACTTATAAGCCTATCGGATATAATTTGCTGCCGGAAAAATTTACGATGACAGAGCTTCAAAAGCTGTATGAAACAATATTGGGCAGAGAGCTTAACCGTGGTAATTTCTATAGAAAAATCAAAAATATGGGAATTCTGTTAAAATTAAATGAGCTGCGAACGGGGGGAGCTCATAAAGCACAGGAATTATATTCTTTTGATAAGGAAAATTACGAAAGGGCATTGCAGGATGGTGTAAATAGTTGGTAA